In the Stakelama saccharophila genome, AGGTCCCAGTATCTCGCGGCGCGCACGAAGAGCCGGTTCGAATCGCGCGAGACCGGTTCGCTGCGGCCATTCGAATCGTGGCGATAGCCGACAGCGCCGATCCAGTCGGCGCCGAGATCGCGTTCATAATAGACTTCCGGGCTGTAGATGGTGGCGCGGAACGGGCTGGACGGCTCGTCGATCGCCCAGAACATCGTCTGCGTATAGCCGAAGCGAAGCCCGTCGAGCGCTCCGGCGTCCTCGAACGGACGGAAGGCGAAGCTGAATTGCAGTTTCGCGCCCGAATCGCCCGTGCCGAAAACGCCGTAGATCGGCTCGTTCGGTTCGAACCGGTCGAAAAAGCCGGAGGCGCGTCCCTTGCTCGACGCCACGGCCTGCTCGCCTGCATCCGCGTCCGCAGCCATCTGCCGGGGCGCGGACGGCGCCGTCGCGACCGCCGGCACCGCCTCATAATGCAACCGGGCAAAGGCGCCGGGCGCGATCGTGCCGTCCAGTCGGCTCTGTCGACGCAGCTCCATCCGCGTGCCGTCGGCGGCGGTCACCGACATCCGGTCGGGGGCTTCGGCCGGCAGCGGATGTTCGCCGTCGTTGATCAGGAAGATGTCGACGCCCGCGCGCGCCGCCTCCGCGTCGGCCGGTTGCTCGGGCACGACGCGCAACTGGGCAGCAGCCGGCGTTGCAACCGCGAACAGGGCGAGGGCACCAATCCAGCGCATGAAGATTCCTTGCGTTCGGCCTGTTACACGACCGTGACCGCGATCGCCCGCTGGCGCAACCGGATCGCGATCGCTAGGCAGGCGCCATGGCCCTCGACCGCACCGACATAGAACTCGCGCACCGCCTCGCCGACGCTGCCGGCGCCGCGATCCGGCCGCTCTTTCGCGCCGATCACGGCCTGGAGACGAAAGCCGACGATTCGCCCGTCACGGCAGCCGACCGGGCGGCGGAAGCGGCGATGCGCAGCCTGATCGTCGCCGAACGGCCGATGGACGCCATTCTGGGCGAGGAAGAGGGGGAACGGGAGGGATCGAGCGGCAGGAGCTGGATTCTGGACCCGATCGACGGCACCCGCGCCTTCATCTCGGGTCGGCCTATTTTCGGCACGCTGATCGCGCTCGTCGACCAGGGCTGGCCGGTGCTGGGCGTTATCGATCAGCCCATCCTGAAGGAGCGTTGGATCGGCGTTACCGGCCGCCCGACCCTGCTGAACGGCGAAAGGGCGACGACGCGGCCCTGCCGGGAATTGTCGCAGGCGCTGCTCGCCACCACGTCGCCGGCGATGTTCGACGATGCGCAGCTTCACGCCTTCGAACATCTCGACGCGGCGGTGCGCAGTACGGTCCTCGGCGGGGATTGCTATAATTACGGCTGTCTTGCATCGGGGCATCTCGACATCGTCGTCGAGGCGCAGTTGAAGCTCTACGACTTCGCTGCCCTGGTTCCGATCGTCGAAGGCGCGGGCGGGCGCATGTGCGATTGGTCGGGCGACCCGCTGCATGCCGACAGCAACGGCGAGGTCGTGGCGGCCGGCGACGCGGCGCGGATCGACGACATTCTGGACGCGCTGGCCTGTCGCGGCCACTGAGCCCGGCGGGGCAAGCGCCGGGTCAGGCGGCGGCCGGAAGGCGGAGCCGGACGAGCAACCCGCCAAGATCCTCGCTTTCCTCGAGCGTGACCGTGCCTTCGTAGATTTCCACGACGTCGCGGACGATGGCGAGGCCGAGGCCGGTGCCGGGTTTGCCGGTGTCGAGCCGCGCGCCGCGTTCGAACAGCTTGTGGCGATCGGAATCGGGGATGCCGGCGCCGTCGTCCTCGATCAGGATCTCGATGAAGCCGGCATCGGCGCCGGCGGTGAGAAACACGCTGCCGCCGCCGTATTTCGCGGCATTTTCCACGAGGTTGCCGAGCATTTCGTCGAGATCCTGCCGTTCGATCCGGGCGATGAGATCCTTCTGCCCGTCCGTGTCGATGCGCAGGTGCGGATACAGGCGCGATACGGCGCGCTCGACCGCGTCGATCGAGGCCCAGACGTCCGCCCGGCTGTGCGACGAGCCGCGCCGCCCCACCGCGCGGGCACGGGCAAGATGGTGATCGACATGGCGCCGCATCGCCCGGGCTTCGCGGATCACGGTGTCCGACAGCGGCCCGGACTGGGCCGTGGCCGCGTTCATGATGACGGTAAGCGGCGTCTTCAGCGCATGGGCGAGATTGCCGGCATGGCGCCGCGCCTCCTCCGCCTGCCGGTCGTTATGGGCGACGAGTGCGTTGAGTTCCTCGACCATCGGCGCGATCTCGGCCGGCATGGCGCCTTCGAGCCGGGCTTCCTCGCCCGATCGCAGCCGCTGGATCGCGAGACGGAGCCGGCGCAGCGGCAGCAGGCCGTACCAGATCTGCAGCCCCGCCATCACCACCAGCCCGAGGCCGAGCAGCAGGAAGCTGCGCACCAGTGTCCGGCGCAGGGCGGCGATCTG is a window encoding:
- the hisN gene encoding histidinol-phosphatase; amino-acid sequence: MALDRTDIELAHRLADAAGAAIRPLFRADHGLETKADDSPVTAADRAAEAAMRSLIVAERPMDAILGEEEGEREGSSGRSWILDPIDGTRAFISGRPIFGTLIALVDQGWPVLGVIDQPILKERWIGVTGRPTLLNGERATTRPCRELSQALLATTSPAMFDDAQLHAFEHLDAAVRSTVLGGDCYNYGCLASGHLDIVVEAQLKLYDFAALVPIVEGAGGRMCDWSGDPLHADSNGEVVAAGDAARIDDILDALACRGH
- a CDS encoding sensor histidine kinase; the encoded protein is MIVIATIWILVLLTGGGFALDRILTSAVTRNFDDQLEYLLNSMIVSAQIDSNGEVMFDRPLGDQRFLEPYSGLYWQVSGGGFQPFPSRSLWDRYLKVDDQPHRGGAYIYNSNQFPDQQLRIVEREVKLPGSPIWWRFQVAQKRDALDAQIAALRRTLVRSFLLLGLGLVVMAGLQIWYGLLPLRRLRLAIQRLRSGEEARLEGAMPAEIAPMVEELNALVAHNDRQAEEARRHAGNLAHALKTPLTVIMNAATAQSGPLSDTVIREARAMRRHVDHHLARARAVGRRGSSHSRADVWASIDAVERAVSRLYPHLRIDTDGQKDLIARIERQDLDEMLGNLVENAAKYGGGSVFLTAGADAGFIEILIEDDGAGIPDSDRHKLFERGARLDTGKPGTGLGLAIVRDVVEIYEGTVTLEESEDLGGLLVRLRLPAAA
- a CDS encoding phospholipase A; protein product: MRWIGALALFAVATPAAAQLRVVPEQPADAEAARAGVDIFLINDGEHPLPAEAPDRMSVTAADGTRMELRRQSRLDGTIAPGAFARLHYEAVPAVATAPSAPRQMAADADAGEQAVASSKGRASGFFDRFEPNEPIYGVFGTGDSGAKLQFSFAFRPFEDAGALDGLRFGYTQTMFWAIDEPSSPFRATIYSPEVYYERDLGADWIGAVGYRHDSNGRSEPVSRDSNRLFVRAARYWDLGRGWHAALAPEAWIYVGELSARDHIGRYWGNIALRAAIEQDAGLKIALYGRGNPDSGKGATELFLSYPLADVGGDFGISLFAEGFSGYGESLDDLERSDTHARIGIALTR